In the Larimichthys crocea isolate SSNF unplaced genomic scaffold, L_crocea_2.0 scaffold82254, whole genome shotgun sequence genome, CTACGAGCGGGTTCGACGTCATGGATACAGCAACACTTTGGTGCCAAAGGCACAGCTGGGCGGAAGAGAGCGGTGGGACCCCATGGAGCTCTTCCAGCAACTGCAGCAGATCGGACACGAGTTGGACGGCAATGTAGAGCTCCAGAGGTGAGcgatctgtctgtgtgtcagttcTGTTAAAAAATCAGGTATGAGTAACTGTGAGTCGTAACtgtataaatgttgttttccccCAGGATGATAAACGACTCTGCGCTCAGTCCATCAAAAGACGTGTTCATGAGAGTCGCCTATGAGATCTTTTCAGACGGAAAGTTCAACTGGGGCAGGGTGGTCGCACTATTCTA is a window encoding:
- the LOC113745540 gene encoding apoptosis regulator BAX-like is translated as RVRRHGYSNTLVPKAQLGGRERWDPMELFQQLQQIGHELDGNVELQRMINDSALSPSKDVFMRVAYEIFSDGKFNWGRVVALFYFACRLVIKALLTKVPDILITIISWTMDYLQENVINWIR